The Streptomyces sp. HSG2 genome has a segment encoding these proteins:
- a CDS encoding electron transfer flavoprotein subunit beta/FixA family protein has translation MSLRIVVTVKYVPDATGDRHFADDLTVDRDDVDGLLSELDEYAVEQALRISENSDDDVEITVLTVGPEDAKDALRKALSMGADKAIHVEDDDLHGTDAIGTSLVLAKAVEKAGYDLVISGMASTDGTMGVVPALLAERLGVPQVTLLSEVSVEDGTVKGRRDGDAATERLEAALPAVVSVTDQSGEARYPSFKGIMAAKKKPVESWDLSDLDVDADEVGLENAWTTVDGATERPARTAGTIVKDEGEGGRQLAEFLAGQKFV, from the coding sequence GTGAGCTTGAGGATCGTTGTCACCGTGAAGTACGTGCCCGACGCCACCGGCGACCGGCATTTCGCCGATGACCTGACCGTCGACCGCGACGATGTGGACGGCCTGCTCTCCGAGTTGGACGAGTACGCGGTGGAGCAGGCGCTGCGGATCTCGGAGAACTCCGACGACGACGTGGAGATCACCGTCCTGACGGTGGGCCCCGAGGACGCCAAGGACGCGCTGCGCAAGGCGCTGTCCATGGGTGCCGACAAGGCGATCCACGTCGAGGACGACGACCTGCACGGCACCGACGCCATCGGCACCTCCCTGGTCCTGGCCAAGGCCGTCGAGAAGGCCGGATACGACCTGGTGATCTCCGGCATGGCCTCCACCGACGGCACCATGGGCGTCGTCCCCGCGCTGCTGGCCGAGCGCCTGGGGGTCCCCCAGGTGACCCTGCTGTCGGAGGTCTCGGTCGAGGACGGCACCGTCAAGGGCCGCCGCGACGGAGACGCCGCGACGGAGCGACTGGAGGCCGCGCTGCCGGCCGTCGTGTCCGTCACCGACCAGTCGGGCGAGGCCCGCTACCCGTCCTTCAAGGGCATCATGGCGGCGAAGAAGAAGCCCGTGGAGTCCTGGGACCTGTCCGACCTGGACGTCGACGCGGACGAGGTCGGTCTGGAGAACGCCTGGACGACCGTGGACGGTGCCACGGAGCGCCCGGCGCGCACGGCGGGCACGATCGTCAAGGACGAGGGCGAGGGCGGCAGGCAACTCGCCGAGTTCCTCGCGGGCCAGAAGTTCGTCTGA
- a CDS encoding lysophospholipid acyltransferase family protein translates to MAELVYRPVIGLARTLFKVWDLRIDCQGSHNIPRSGGAVLVSNHISYLDFVFNGLAALPQKRLVRFMAKESVFRHRISGPLMRGMKHIPVDRAQGDAAYAHALDSLRSGEIIGVFPEATISQSFTLKTFKSGAARLAQEAGVPLVPMAVWGTQRLWTKGHPRNFGRSHLPITMRVGEALEAPRDKYAGAVTRQLRQRVQEMLEAAQRAYPVRPKASEETWWMPAHLGGTAPTAEQIRAAETG, encoded by the coding sequence ATGGCAGAACTCGTCTACCGCCCGGTCATCGGACTCGCCCGCACGCTGTTCAAGGTGTGGGACCTCAGGATCGACTGCCAGGGATCGCACAACATCCCCCGCTCGGGCGGTGCCGTTCTGGTCAGCAACCACATCAGCTACCTGGACTTCGTCTTCAACGGGCTGGCGGCGCTGCCGCAGAAGCGACTGGTGCGCTTCATGGCGAAGGAGTCCGTCTTCCGGCACCGGATCTCCGGTCCACTCATGCGCGGGATGAAGCACATCCCGGTCGACCGCGCGCAGGGCGACGCCGCGTACGCGCACGCGCTGGACTCGCTCCGCTCCGGGGAGATCATCGGCGTCTTCCCCGAGGCGACCATCTCGCAGTCGTTCACCCTGAAGACCTTCAAGTCCGGTGCCGCGCGGCTGGCCCAGGAAGCCGGGGTACCGCTGGTACCGATGGCCGTCTGGGGGACGCAGCGCCTGTGGACCAAGGGACACCCGCGCAACTTCGGGCGAAGCCACCTGCCGATCACCATGCGGGTCGGCGAGGCGCTGGAGGCTCCCCGCGACAAGTACGCCGGCGCCGTCACCCGTCAGCTGCGCCAGCGGGTCCAGGAGATGCTGGAGGCGGCCCAGCGGGCCTACCCGGTGCGCCCCAAGGCATCCGAGGAAACCTGGTGGATGCCCGCCCATCTGGGCGGCACGGCTCCGACGGCGGAGCAGATCCGGGCAGCGGAGACCGGCTGA
- a CDS encoding low specificity L-threonine aldolase has translation MNPPKTDARRRHDPETRGFASDNYAGAHPEVLAAMSLANGGHQVAYGEDVYTGNLQRVIRGHFGPTAEAFPVFNGTGANVVALQAVTDRWGAVICAESAHINVDECGAPERVGGLKLLTVPTPDGKLTPELIDRQAYGWDDEHRAMPQVVSITQSTELGTLYTPDEIRAICEHAHARGMRVHLDGSRLANAAASLNVPMRAFTNAVGVDLLSLGGTKNGAVFGEAVVVIDPDAVRHMRHLRKLSMQLASKMRFVSVQMEALLAKDLWLRNARHANEMARRLAEGVRAVDGVEILYPVQANAVFARLPREVTERLQRRFRFYFWDESTGDVRWMCSFDTAEDDVDAFLAALKEEMAGR, from the coding sequence GTGAACCCTCCCAAGACCGACGCCCGCCGGCGGCACGACCCCGAGACCCGGGGTTTCGCCAGCGACAACTACGCGGGCGCGCACCCCGAGGTGCTCGCCGCGATGTCCCTCGCCAACGGCGGGCACCAGGTGGCCTATGGCGAGGACGTGTACACCGGCAACCTCCAGCGGGTGATCCGCGGGCACTTCGGGCCCACCGCCGAGGCGTTCCCGGTCTTCAACGGCACGGGTGCCAACGTCGTCGCCCTCCAGGCGGTCACCGACCGCTGGGGAGCGGTGATCTGCGCCGAGAGCGCGCACATCAACGTCGACGAGTGCGGTGCCCCGGAACGAGTCGGCGGGCTGAAGCTGCTGACGGTGCCCACCCCGGACGGGAAGCTCACCCCCGAGCTGATCGACCGGCAGGCGTACGGCTGGGACGACGAACACCGCGCCATGCCGCAGGTCGTCTCGATCACCCAGAGCACCGAGCTGGGCACGCTCTACACGCCGGACGAGATCCGGGCGATCTGCGAGCACGCCCACGCCCGCGGGATGCGGGTGCACCTGGACGGCTCCCGGCTGGCCAACGCCGCGGCCTCGCTGAACGTGCCCATGCGAGCCTTCACCAACGCCGTCGGGGTCGACCTGCTCTCGCTCGGCGGGACCAAGAACGGCGCCGTGTTCGGGGAGGCGGTCGTCGTGATCGATCCCGACGCCGTGCGCCACATGAGGCACCTGCGGAAACTGTCCATGCAGCTGGCGTCCAAGATGCGCTTCGTCTCCGTGCAGATGGAGGCCCTGCTCGCCAAGGACCTCTGGCTGCGCAACGCACGCCACGCCAACGAGATGGCCCGACGGCTGGCCGAGGGAGTGCGCGCCGTCGACGGCGTGGAGATCCTGTACCCCGTGCAGGCGAACGCGGTCTTCGCCCGGCTCCCCCGAGAGGTCACCGAGCGGCTTCAGCGGCGGTTCCGCTTCTACTTCTGGGACGAGTCCACCGGGGACGTCCGCTGGATGTGCTCCTTCGACACCGCGGAGGACGACGTGGACGCCTTCCTGGCCGCGCTCAAGGAGGAGATGGCCGGGCGCTGA
- a CDS encoding flavin reductase family protein, whose protein sequence is MTAPSDLVGSPRLAGSALLRAVFRRHAAGVAVITVPGKGGPRGFTATSLTSVSAEPALLSFGVGVASSTWPALAEADHVGVHLLAEGQRELAATFARGGVDRFAPPTAWHVGAEGVPVLEGVLAAVVCRVVGRVPAGDHRIVVAELVSAEPVAGDTDGLAGPLVYHQGRFTGLRDRPERTAR, encoded by the coding sequence ATGACGGCCCCATCCGACCTGGTCGGTTCTCCCCGCCTCGCAGGCTCGGCCCTGCTGCGCGCGGTCTTTCGTCGGCATGCCGCCGGGGTCGCCGTGATCACCGTGCCGGGCAAGGGTGGTCCGAGGGGCTTCACCGCGACCTCCCTCACCTCGGTGTCGGCCGAGCCCGCCCTGCTCTCCTTCGGTGTCGGCGTCGCCTCGTCCACGTGGCCCGCCCTCGCGGAGGCCGATCACGTGGGGGTGCACCTCCTGGCGGAGGGGCAGCGCGAGCTGGCCGCGACCTTCGCCCGCGGCGGGGTCGACCGCTTCGCTCCCCCGACGGCGTGGCACGTAGGGGCCGAGGGCGTGCCGGTACTGGAGGGAGTCCTGGCCGCCGTGGTCTGCCGTGTCGTGGGCCGGGTGCCGGCCGGTGATCACCGCATCGTGGTGGCCGAGCTGGTGTCGGCCGAGCCGGTGGCGGGCGACACCGACGGGCTCGCCGGTCCGCTGGTCTACCACCAGGGACGGTTCACCGGTCTGCGCGACCGGCCCGAGCGAACGGCTCGATGA
- a CDS encoding LacI family DNA-binding transcriptional regulator, with amino-acid sequence MTDLARPGRQEQEQFVDDRTGHHAVPAPPSARDRRAAPVRRYGNRPTMKDVAARAGVGLKTVSRVVNQEAGVTPETERRVRESIEALGFRRNDSARVLRKGRTSTIGLVLEDLADPFYGPLSRSVEEVARAHGALLINGSSAEDPDRERELVLALCARRVDGLVVVPAGDDHRYLEPELKAGVAVVFVDRPAGLIDADVVLCDNFGGARDGVARLIAHGHRRIGFIGDMPRIHTAAERLRGYRAAMEDAGLSPEDAWMSLGATDPDRVGRAARRMLSGPRPVTAIFGANNRVTVTVVRVLAGHERRVALVGFDDIELGDLLRPGITVVAQDAAALGRTAAERLFRQLDGTPPPPERVELPTRLIPRGSGELAPED; translated from the coding sequence ATGACCGACCTCGCCCGCCCCGGCCGACAGGAGCAAGAGCAGTTCGTGGACGACAGGACAGGACACCACGCCGTGCCCGCACCACCCTCGGCACGGGACCGCCGGGCCGCACCGGTGCGGCGCTACGGCAACCGTCCGACCATGAAGGACGTGGCCGCTCGGGCGGGGGTCGGCCTGAAGACCGTCTCCCGGGTGGTCAATCAGGAGGCGGGCGTCACCCCCGAGACCGAGCGCCGTGTGCGGGAGTCGATCGAGGCGCTGGGGTTCCGCCGCAACGACAGCGCGCGGGTGCTGCGCAAGGGCCGCACCTCCACGATCGGCCTGGTACTGGAGGACCTGGCCGACCCGTTCTACGGCCCGCTCAGTCGGTCCGTCGAGGAGGTGGCCCGCGCCCACGGCGCCCTGCTGATCAACGGCTCCAGCGCGGAGGATCCCGACCGCGAGCGGGAACTCGTGCTCGCGCTGTGCGCCCGACGGGTGGACGGCCTGGTGGTCGTCCCCGCCGGTGACGACCACCGCTACCTGGAGCCGGAGCTCAAGGCGGGGGTGGCCGTGGTGTTCGTGGACCGCCCGGCGGGCCTCATCGACGCCGACGTGGTGCTCTGCGACAACTTCGGCGGTGCCCGGGACGGCGTGGCCCGACTGATCGCCCACGGACACCGGCGGATCGGCTTCATCGGCGACATGCCGCGCATCCACACGGCCGCGGAGCGACTGCGGGGGTACCGGGCGGCGATGGAGGACGCCGGCCTGTCTCCCGAGGACGCCTGGATGTCCCTCGGCGCCACCGACCCCGATCGGGTGGGTCGCGCGGCCCGGCGGATGCTGTCCGGCCCCCGCCCGGTCACCGCCATCTTCGGCGCCAACAACCGCGTGACGGTCACCGTCGTCCGTGTCCTGGCCGGCCACGAGCGGCGGGTCGCCCTGGTCGGATTCGACGACATCGAACTCGGCGATCTACTGCGGCCGGGGATCACGGTGGTGGCACAGGACGCCGCCGCCTTGGGCCGAACCGCCGCCGAACGTCTCTTCCGGCAGTTGGACGGAACGCCTCCCCCGCCGGAACGGGTCGAGCTGCCGACCCGGTTGATCCCCCGAGGGTCGGGGGAACTGGCCCCCGAGGACTGA
- a CDS encoding VOC family protein yields MVHVLSSRILLRPSDPDRSREFYGERLGLAVHREFGTGVERGTVYFLGGGFLEVSGRAERPPSPGPCLWLQVEDVSAARDELIARGVEIVRPPVREPWGLVEMWITDPDGVRIVVVEVPADHPLRYRPGV; encoded by the coding sequence ATGGTGCATGTACTCAGCAGCCGCATCCTGCTCCGCCCCTCCGACCCGGACCGGTCCCGGGAGTTCTACGGCGAACGGCTCGGGCTGGCCGTCCACCGAGAGTTCGGCACCGGGGTGGAACGCGGCACGGTCTACTTCCTCGGTGGCGGCTTCCTGGAGGTCTCCGGGCGCGCCGAGCGACCACCGAGCCCGGGTCCGTGCCTGTGGTTGCAGGTCGAGGACGTCTCGGCCGCCCGGGACGAACTGATCGCCAGAGGCGTGGAGATCGTCCGGCCGCCGGTGCGGGAGCCCTGGGGACTCGTGGAGATGTGGATCACGGACCCCGACGGTGTCCGGATCGTCGTGGTCGAGGTCCCGGCCGACCATCCGCTGCGCTACCGACCGGGCGTGTGA
- a CDS encoding GNAT family N-acetyltransferase, with translation MDTVANRLAFRDAVAADAVDLVALIESAYRGEASRAGWTTEADLLGGRRTDVDGVLRVIDSPDGGLLTGELNGRIVACCRLERRSDHAYFGMFAVCPGLQGAGLGRVVLAEAERRAREDWGLPEMRMTVISVREDLIAWYERRGYRRTGRMSPFPYGDERFGIPRRPDLRFELLDKPLV, from the coding sequence ATGGACACCGTCGCCAATCGCCTCGCCTTCCGCGACGCCGTCGCCGCCGACGCCGTCGATCTGGTGGCGTTGATCGAGTCGGCGTACCGGGGAGAGGCCAGCAGGGCGGGCTGGACGACCGAGGCGGACCTACTGGGAGGGCGGCGCACCGACGTAGACGGCGTACTGCGGGTGATCGACTCCCCCGACGGGGGGTTGTTGACCGGCGAGCTGAACGGAAGGATCGTCGCCTGTTGCCGGCTGGAGCGCCGCTCGGACCACGCCTACTTCGGGATGTTCGCGGTCTGTCCGGGGCTCCAGGGCGCCGGGCTGGGGCGCGTGGTGCTGGCCGAGGCGGAACGTCGCGCCCGGGAGGACTGGGGCCTGCCCGAGATGCGGATGACGGTCATCTCCGTCCGTGAGGACCTCATCGCGTGGTACGAGCGCCGGGGCTACCGGCGAACGGGGCGGATGAGTCCCTTCCCCTACGGGGACGAGCGCTTCGGTATCCCGCGCCGCCCGGATCTGCGATTCGAGCTCCTGGACAAGCCGCTTGTCTGA
- a CDS encoding thioredoxin family protein, whose protein sequence is MGAADEGRRLGDAQLGAPLGARATLAQFSSAFCAPCRATRRVLGEVAAMVEGVVHIEIDAEARLDLVRELGIARTPTVLVLDAGGRIVRRATGAPRKADVIAALGAAL, encoded by the coding sequence GTGGGCGCGGCGGACGAGGGCAGGCGGCTCGGTGACGCACAACTCGGGGCACCGCTGGGCGCGCGCGCGACGCTCGCGCAGTTCTCCAGCGCTTTCTGCGCCCCCTGCCGCGCGACCCGACGGGTGCTGGGCGAGGTGGCGGCCATGGTCGAAGGGGTCGTCCACATCGAGATCGACGCCGAGGCGCGCCTCGATCTGGTACGCGAACTGGGCATCGCGCGTACGCCCACGGTGTTGGTCCTGGACGCCGGCGGTCGCATCGTGCGGCGGGCGACGGGCGCTCCGCGCAAGGCCGACGTGATCGCCGCCCTGGGGGCCGCCCTGTGA
- a CDS encoding electron transfer flavoprotein subunit alpha/FixB family protein, with amino-acid sequence MAEVLVYVDHADGAVRKPTLELLTLARRIGDPVAVALGAGAGDTAATLAEHGAVRVLTHEAAEYADYLVVPKVDALRAAHDIVSPAAVLVPSSAEGKEIAARLALRIGSGVITDAIDLEAGDQGPVATQSVFAAAYTTKSRVSKGTPVITVKPNSAAVEPAPAAGAVEALDVTFSEQATGTKVTARTPRESTGRPELTEAAIVVSGGRGVNGAENFAVIEALADSLGAAVGASRAAVDAGWYPHTNQVGQTGKSVSPQLYVAAGISGAIQHRAGMQTSKTIVAINKDAEAPIFELVDYGVVGDLFDVVPQLTEEIVARKG; translated from the coding sequence ATGGCTGAAGTTCTCGTCTACGTCGACCACGCGGACGGCGCCGTCCGCAAGCCCACCCTGGAACTGCTGACGTTGGCCCGCCGCATCGGCGACCCGGTGGCCGTCGCCCTCGGCGCGGGAGCCGGCGACACCGCCGCCACACTGGCCGAGCACGGCGCCGTCAGGGTGCTGACCCACGAGGCCGCCGAGTACGCCGACTACCTCGTGGTCCCGAAGGTCGACGCGCTTCGGGCGGCCCACGACATCGTCTCCCCGGCCGCCGTGCTCGTGCCGTCCTCGGCGGAGGGCAAGGAGATCGCCGCCCGTCTGGCGCTCCGCATCGGGTCGGGCGTCATCACCGACGCCATCGACCTCGAAGCGGGCGACCAAGGCCCGGTCGCCACCCAGTCGGTCTTCGCCGCCGCCTACACGACGAAGTCCAGGGTCTCCAAGGGCACCCCGGTCATCACCGTCAAGCCGAACAGCGCCGCCGTCGAGCCCGCCCCCGCCGCCGGCGCGGTCGAGGCCCTCGACGTGACCTTCTCCGAGCAGGCCACCGGTACCAAGGTCACCGCGCGCACGCCGCGCGAGTCGACCGGTCGTCCGGAGCTGACGGAGGCCGCGATCGTGGTCTCCGGCGGTCGCGGCGTCAACGGCGCCGAGAACTTCGCCGTCATCGAGGCGCTCGCCGACTCGCTCGGCGCGGCCGTGGGCGCCTCGCGCGCCGCCGTCGACGCCGGTTGGTACCCGCACACCAACCAGGTCGGCCAGACCGGCAAGTCGGTCTCGCCGCAGTTGTACGTCGCCGCCGGCATCTCCGGCGCGATCCAGCACCGGGCCGGCATGCAGACGTCCAAGACGATCGTGGCGATCAACAAGGACGCCGAGGCGCCGATCTTCGAGCTGGTCGACTACGGCGTCGTCGGCGACCTCTTCGACGTCGTACCGCAGCTCACCGAGGAGATCGTGGCCCGCAAGGGCTGA
- a CDS encoding SDR family NAD(P)-dependent oxidoreductase produces the protein MGNGALEGAVVAVAGAGGPAGRATLLRLAEAGATVVGSDNDPQRLAEAVDAARYAHGGATVTGETVDLLDLDSARAWADRVEREYGHVDGLVHLVGGWRGSQTFTKTDLDDWELLEKLLIRTVQHTSLAFHEALQRSDRGRYLLISASGATRPTAGNAAYGAAKAAAEAWTLAMADYFRKAGGDGGPSSAAAILVVKALVHEAMRAERPHAKFAGFTDVADLADAVVGVWGKPAAEVNGNRLWLTDKP, from the coding sequence ATGGGCAACGGGGCTCTTGAAGGCGCGGTGGTCGCGGTGGCCGGCGCGGGTGGACCGGCGGGGCGGGCGACGCTTCTCCGACTGGCCGAGGCGGGCGCGACCGTCGTCGGCTCGGACAACGACCCGCAACGTCTGGCCGAGGCCGTGGACGCCGCCCGGTACGCCCACGGCGGGGCCACCGTCACCGGCGAGACGGTCGACCTTCTCGACCTGGATTCCGCACGGGCCTGGGCCGACCGCGTCGAACGGGAGTACGGGCACGTCGACGGCCTCGTCCACCTGGTCGGCGGCTGGCGCGGCAGCCAGACGTTCACCAAGACCGACCTCGACGACTGGGAGCTGCTGGAGAAGCTGCTGATCCGCACCGTCCAGCACACCTCCCTCGCCTTCCACGAGGCTCTCCAGCGCAGCGACCGAGGACGGTACCTCCTGATCAGCGCTTCCGGCGCGACCCGGCCCACGGCGGGCAACGCGGCCTACGGCGCCGCCAAGGCCGCCGCGGAGGCCTGGACCCTGGCGATGGCCGACTACTTCCGCAAGGCGGGGGGCGACGGAGGGCCGAGTTCCGCGGCTGCGATCCTGGTCGTCAAGGCACTGGTGCACGAGGCGATGCGCGCCGAGCGGCCCCATGCGAAGTTCGCGGGCTTCACGGACGTCGCGGACCTGGCGGACGCCGTGGTCGGCGTCTGGGGGAAGCCCGCCGCGGAAGTGAACGGAAACCGTCTGTGGCTGACCGACAAGCCGTGA
- a CDS encoding glycerophosphodiester phosphodiesterase family protein, translating to MDLLTIGHRGMAGVEPENTLRSFVAAERAGLDAVELDLHLSKDGALIVIHDAEVDRTTDGSGPVAEKTLAELRALDAGGGERVPVFEEVLEAVSLPIQAEIKDVAAARTLAGTMLRLDLADRVEVISFHDEAIVELARLVPGARTALVAQYYGPEVVDRAVAAGARTLCLDVRRLTLETVARARAARLRVLSWTVNTDQELRLVRTLELDGATTDRPEIHRAARAAS from the coding sequence GTGGACCTTCTGACCATCGGACATCGGGGCATGGCGGGCGTCGAACCGGAGAACACCCTGCGTTCCTTCGTCGCCGCCGAGCGGGCCGGTCTGGACGCCGTCGAGCTGGACCTGCACCTGAGCAAGGACGGCGCGCTGATCGTGATCCACGACGCCGAGGTTGACCGCACGACGGACGGCAGCGGCCCCGTGGCCGAGAAGACCCTGGCCGAACTCCGCGCCCTGGACGCCGGGGGCGGCGAGAGAGTCCCGGTGTTCGAGGAGGTCCTGGAGGCCGTGTCACTGCCGATCCAAGCCGAGATCAAGGACGTCGCGGCGGCACGGACCCTGGCCGGGACGATGCTCCGACTCGACCTCGCCGACCGTGTCGAGGTGATCTCCTTCCACGACGAGGCGATCGTCGAGCTGGCCCGGCTGGTTCCCGGCGCGCGGACGGCGCTGGTCGCCCAGTACTACGGCCCCGAGGTGGTGGATCGGGCCGTCGCGGCGGGCGCGCGGACACTCTGCCTGGACGTGCGCCGACTGACGCTGGAGACGGTCGCACGGGCCCGCGCCGCGCGGCTGCGGGTGCTGTCCTGGACGGTCAACACGGATCAGGAACTGCGTCTGGTGCGGACCCTGGAACTGGACGGCGCGACCACCGATCGTCCGGAGATCCACCGCGCCGCCCGCGCGGCGTCCTGA
- a CDS encoding ROK family protein, translated as MHTDLVAALDIGGTKIAGALVDRAGRIGSRAQRPTPARRDGETVMGAVEEVLGELRASPRWGRVAAVGIGSAGPVDAGAGTVSPVNVPAWRDYPLVRRVREATGGLPAELIGDGVAIAAAEHWQGAARGHDNALCMVVSTGVGGGLVLNGRLHTGPTGNAGHIGHISVDLDGDPCPCGSRGCVERIASGPNIARRALERGWRPGADGDASAVAVAEAARRGDPVARASFDRAARALAAGIAATATLVEIDVAVVGGGVGKAGEVLFAPLREALDAYAALSFVRGLSVTPARMGTDAGLVGAAAAALAHLPPDVRPATPPPAPEDRAASPPRRP; from the coding sequence ATGCACACCGACCTCGTGGCCGCCCTCGACATCGGCGGCACCAAGATCGCCGGCGCCCTGGTGGACCGGGCGGGCCGAATCGGCTCCCGGGCGCAACGGCCGACCCCTGCCCGGCGGGACGGCGAGACCGTGATGGGAGCCGTGGAGGAGGTCCTCGGCGAGCTGAGGGCCTCGCCGCGGTGGGGGCGTGTCGCGGCCGTCGGCATCGGCAGTGCCGGTCCGGTGGACGCCGGCGCCGGTACCGTCAGCCCGGTCAACGTCCCGGCGTGGCGGGACTACCCTCTGGTCCGGCGGGTCCGGGAGGCGACCGGTGGGCTCCCCGCCGAGCTGATCGGGGACGGCGTGGCCATCGCGGCGGCGGAGCACTGGCAGGGCGCCGCCCGAGGCCACGACAACGCCCTGTGCATGGTCGTCTCCACGGGGGTGGGGGGCGGGCTGGTGCTGAACGGTCGGCTGCACACGGGGCCCACCGGCAACGCGGGTCACATCGGCCACATCAGCGTCGATCTGGACGGAGATCCCTGTCCTTGCGGCTCCCGGGGCTGCGTCGAGCGCATCGCGAGCGGCCCCAACATCGCGCGACGCGCGTTGGAGCGAGGGTGGCGGCCCGGGGCGGACGGGGACGCCTCCGCCGTCGCCGTCGCCGAGGCCGCCCGCCGAGGGGACCCGGTGGCCCGCGCCTCCTTCGACCGGGCGGCCCGGGCGCTGGCCGCCGGGATCGCCGCGACCGCCACGCTCGTCGAGATCGACGTCGCGGTGGTGGGGGGCGGTGTGGGCAAGGCGGGCGAGGTGCTCTTCGCGCCGTTGCGCGAGGCACTCGACGCGTACGCCGCTCTGTCCTTCGTCCGGGGGCTGTCCGTGACCCCGGCCCGGATGGGCACCGACGCCGGGCTGGTGGGGGCCGCGGCGGCGGCTCTGGCCCACCTGCCGCCCGACGTCCGCCCCGCCACCCCGCCTCCGGCCCCGGAGGACCGCGCCGCCTCGCCCCCGCGCCGGCCGTGA
- a CDS encoding DUF6421 family protein yields MTEILVQQGAAKEVPSSGRLVEHPAWPVLKDAVERIRPWQSGDGSIDFEAEGAPEPAEARAVVGRVVAAVRELSPLLPHDLAYHEALVADLERWAGEGFPVPDFLDSLLAFQPAADRRDGLQHLVVFPMYTQNGNPDRNLEAVALRMVWPDWLAELERTRYDNPLFCGITFEGFTSGYDTNSAVLFPETIAVREAPERFSWGGIFCDREAARFRRVTAAAVDILGLELPEDVAALVHDQKRCEEAFVLWDMIHDRTHSHGDLPFDPFMIKQRQPFWMYGLEELRCDLTAFKEAVKLASEGVPQARDVQIAVLFDRMFRFPVTGERVRNYDGLGGQLLFAYLHKHDVVRWVDNKLSIDWENAPRVTNRLCGEIERLYREGIDRPKLVHWFAGYELVSTYLAPHPGSTWAKGPEALDLTLPPRKLVDDVLPDEFPLSMFYEALSKKLKKVIAATRGIARDDIGRTAA; encoded by the coding sequence ATGACGGAAATTCTTGTGCAACAGGGGGCCGCGAAGGAGGTTCCTTCGTCGGGCAGGCTGGTCGAGCACCCTGCCTGGCCCGTGCTCAAGGATGCCGTGGAGCGGATCCGGCCATGGCAGTCCGGGGACGGGTCGATCGATTTCGAAGCCGAGGGCGCCCCGGAACCCGCCGAGGCCCGGGCCGTCGTAGGCCGTGTCGTCGCCGCGGTCCGAGAGCTGTCCCCGCTCCTGCCGCACGATCTCGCCTACCACGAGGCTCTCGTCGCGGACCTCGAACGCTGGGCGGGAGAGGGCTTCCCCGTTCCCGATTTCCTGGACTCGCTGCTGGCCTTCCAGCCCGCGGCCGACAGGCGGGACGGCCTCCAGCATCTCGTGGTGTTCCCGATGTACACGCAGAACGGCAACCCGGACCGCAACCTGGAGGCGGTCGCCCTGCGTATGGTCTGGCCCGACTGGCTGGCCGAGCTGGAGCGGACCCGCTACGACAACCCGCTGTTCTGCGGAATCACCTTCGAGGGCTTCACCTCGGGCTACGACACCAACTCCGCCGTGCTCTTCCCGGAGACCATCGCCGTCCGCGAGGCTCCGGAGCGCTTCTCCTGGGGCGGGATCTTCTGCGACCGGGAGGCGGCGCGCTTTCGTCGCGTCACCGCCGCAGCCGTCGACATCCTTGGGCTGGAACTGCCCGAGGACGTCGCCGCCCTGGTGCACGACCAGAAGCGCTGCGAGGAGGCGTTCGTCCTGTGGGACATGATCCACGACCGCACCCACAGCCATGGCGACCTGCCTTTCGACCCCTTCATGATCAAGCAGCGCCAGCCGTTCTGGATGTACGGTCTGGAGGAGCTGCGCTGTGACCTCACGGCCTTCAAGGAGGCCGTGAAACTGGCGAGCGAGGGTGTCCCCCAGGCACGGGACGTGCAGATCGCGGTCCTGTTCGACCGGATGTTCCGCTTCCCGGTCACCGGCGAGAGAGTGCGCAACTACGACGGGCTCGGTGGCCAGCTGCTCTTCGCCTACCTGCACAAGCACGACGTCGTTCGCTGGGTCGACAACAAGCTCTCGATCGACTGGGAGAACGCGCCCCGGGTCACCAACCGGCTGTGCGGCGAGATCGAGCGGTTGTACCGCGAGGGGATCGACCGTCCCAAGCTCGTGCACTGGTTCGCCGGCTACGAGCTGGTCTCCACCTATCTCGCACCCCACCCCGGCTCCACGTGGGCCAAGGGACCCGAGGCGCTGGATCTGACCCTGCCGCCGCGCAAGCTGGTCGACGACGTGCTGCCGGACGAGTTTCCGCTGAGCATGTTCTACGAGGCCCTGTCCAAGAAGCTCAAGAAGGTGATCGCCGCGACCCGGGGCATCGCCAGGGACGACATCGGACGGACGGCCGCGTGA